From the genome of Longispora fulva:
CTCGTCGCGCTGTATTCCGTGGCGGTGCACCGCCCGGCCCGCGCCTCGGTCCTGGCGGCCGTCGCCACGCTGGCCGCCCAGACCGTCATCCAGCTCGGGCTCGTCCAGTCCGGCGCGGTCGGTGCGATCGGCGTCCTGTTCAGCGCCTCGTCCTACTCTCTGGCCTGGGCCCTGGGCCGGGTGCGCCGCCGCTGGCGGGCCCGCAGGGAGGCCGTCGCGACCCGGCTGGCCGCGACCCGCGCCGACCACGCGTACGCCGCCGCCGAGGAGCGCCAACGCCTCGCCCGCGAACTGCACGACGTCTCCGCCCACCACCTCAGCGGCATCGTCGTGCACGCCCAGGCCGCACAGCGTCTCGCCGACCGGCAGCCCGAACTCGCCGCCCAGGCCCTCGCCTTCGCCGCCGCGACCGGCCAGGAGACCCTGGAGTCCCTGCGCCGCCTGGTCGAGGTGATGGACGTCGAGCCGGAGCCCGGGGCCGACGGGGAACCGCCGACCCTGCGGGCCGTCGGCGAACTGGCCGCCGGGTTCGCCCGGCTCGGGCACCCGGTCACCCTCGAGGTCGAGGGCGAGCGCGGCGCGGTGCCCGCCGACGTGGCCGCCGCCGGGCACCGGATCGTCCAGGAGGCACTGACCAACGCCCTGCGCTACGCCGGCGGTGCCCCGGTCCGCATCCGGCTCGGCTACGGCCCCGGCCTCGTCGTGATCACCGTGGACGACGACGGACAGGGCGGCGCGCAGCCGGCGGCCGGGCTCGGCTCCGGCCGGGGCGTGTCCGGCATGCGCGAACGGGCCCGCGAACTCGGCGGCGACCTGCAGGCCGGCCCCGGTCCCGACGGCGGCTGGACGGTCCGCGCGGTGCTGCCGTACGCCGAGGGGGTCCGGCCGAAGGCCGCCGACGTGGCCTGGTGGCGGCGGATGGGCGACGCCCAGGTCGTGGACGTGCTGCTCGCGGTCCTGGCCGGCGCGTGGCCGGCGCTGATCGCGTACGGGGCGGCCCGGCAGCCGGAGACGTCGCCGATGGCCCCGGGCGTGGCGTCCCCGGTGATCCTGACCCTGGTCCTGGCCCTGCACGGGGTGCCGGTGCTGTGGCGACGCACCGAACCGTGGCTGGCCCTCGCCGCCGTCCTCGCCGTCGACGGGCTGTGGCTCGGCCTGCTGCTGTCCGAGGCGCTGCCGCCGCGGGGATTCTGGCTGATCCTGATGGCGGCCCTGTCCGAGGGCCTGGTCGTCTACGCCGTCGGAGCCTACGCCCGGCGCGGCTGGCTGACCTGGCTGAGCGCGGTCGCCGCCGGCTCCGGGGTCGCGGCGGTGATCTGCGCCGTCGGGCACAAGCTCGACACGAGCGGCGGGAGTCTCCTCGAGGCGCTCACGTTCTGCCTGGGCTTCGCGCTGGTGTCCACGGCCGTGCTCGTGCTGTTCGCCTGGCTGCCCGGCCACTTCGTCGGCCGCCGCCGCGGCCGCGCCCTGCGACGCGACACCGCCTCCCTGGACGCCGCCACCGCCACCGTCGTCGGGGCGGCCCGGGAGGAACGGGACCGGATCGCCCACGGGCTGCGCGGTTCCGTGTTCACCCACACCACCCGGGTCGTCGAACGCGCCGGCACCGGCGAGCCGGCGGCCCTGTCCGAGGTGGTCGCCGAGGCCCGCGCGGCCCTCGGCGCGATGCGCGAACTCCTCGGCGTGCTGCGGTCCGGCCCCGAGGGCGTCGACGGCAGCCCGGCGCCCACGGCCGCGGCGCTGCCCGGCCTGTGCGCCCGGCGCGGGGTGCAGCTGGCGGTCGAGGGCGAGCCGCGCCGGCTGCCGGTGGAGGTCGACGTGTCGGCGTACCGGCTGGTCGAGGCGGCGTTGACCCCGACGGAATACGCCGCCCGCGCCGAGGCGACCGTGGTGTATGGCAGCCGGCACCTGCGGGTGCACATCCTGGGCGCGCCGGCCCTGGCGGCGCACGTGGCGGAGTTCGCCGAACGGGTCGACGCCACGGGCGGCCGGTTGACCGTGAAGGCCGCGGAGTCGGGGTGCGACATCGACGCCTGGTACCCGGCCCCGGCCTGAGCCAGCCGCGGCCGTCGCCCGGCCCGACCGGCCGCGGACCCGGTGCCTGTCCGCTGCCGGGCCCCGGCCTAGGCGGCGGCGATCGGGGCCAGCACCGCGCCGGTGAGTTCGACCAGGTCGGCGGGGGAGAGCTCGATCTCCAGGCCCCGCCGGCCGGCCGACACGTACACCGTGGCGAAGTCCGCCGCCGAGCTGTCCACGACCGTCGGCAGCCGTTTGCGCTGGCCGAGCGGGCTGATCCCGCCGCGCACGTACCCGGTGGTCCGTTCGGCGAGCACCGGGTCGGCCATCGCGGCCCGCTTGCCCCCGACGGCCGCCGCGAGCCCCTTGAGGTCCAGGCTGCCGGCGACCGGCACGACGGCGACGGTCAGCGTGCCGTCCACGTCGGTCACGAGAGTCTTGAACACCCGCCCGGCCTCGACGCCCAACGCCTCGACGGCCTCCGCGCCGAACGACGCCGCCCCCGGGTCGTGCGGGTACTCGTGCACCACATGGGTCAGTTTCCGCCGCGCGAGCAGGGCGGTCGCGGGTGTTCCTCTGCCGGCCACACCCTGATTCTTCCGTACGCCCGTCAGACCCTCTCGACCACCACCAGCGGGATGTCGCGCCCGGCCACCTCCTGGTACGCGTCGTAGCGGGGGAACCGCTCCGCCATCGCCCGCCACAGGCGCTCCTTCTCCGGCCCGGACGCCGCGCGCGCCGCTCCCGCGCGCCGCTCCCGCGTACCGCTCCGCCCCGATCTGCACCTCGACGGCGGGTTCGGCGGCCAGGTTGAGATACCAGGCCGGGTGCCGTGGGGCCCCGCCGTTGGAGGCGACCAGGACGACGCTGTCGCCGTCGCGGCCGTAGATGAGCGCGGTCCGCCGGAGCCGGCCGGTGCGCCGGCCCCGGGTGACGAGCAGCAGGATGTCGTTGCCGTGCAGCCGGCC
Proteins encoded in this window:
- a CDS encoding sensor histidine kinase, whose protein sequence is MRPPTRDIWLPIVMGCLQFAVWPIGPWLTGRPVNPTQAIGAGTCVLLAFLALAFRRTAPVPAVGVVLGMLVLATAIVAPVSTELSEQHLFVVGFVDLVALYSVAVHRPARASVLAAVATLAAQTVIQLGLVQSGAVGAIGVLFSASSYSLAWALGRVRRRWRARREAVATRLAATRADHAYAAAEERQRLARELHDVSAHHLSGIVVHAQAAQRLADRQPELAAQALAFAAATGQETLESLRRLVEVMDVEPEPGADGEPPTLRAVGELAAGFARLGHPVTLEVEGERGAVPADVAAAGHRIVQEALTNALRYAGGAPVRIRLGYGPGLVVITVDDDGQGGAQPAAGLGSGRGVSGMRERARELGGDLQAGPGPDGGWTVRAVLPYAEGVRPKAADVAWWRRMGDAQVVDVLLAVLAGAWPALIAYGAARQPETSPMAPGVASPVILTLVLALHGVPVLWRRTEPWLALAAVLAVDGLWLGLLLSEALPPRGFWLILMAALSEGLVVYAVGAYARRGWLTWLSAVAAGSGVAAVICAVGHKLDTSGGSLLEALTFCLGFALVSTAVLVLFAWLPGHFVGRRRGRALRRDTASLDAATATVVGAAREERDRIAHGLRGSVFTHTTRVVERAGTGEPAALSEVVAEARAALGAMRELLGVLRSGPEGVDGSPAPTAAALPGLCARRGVQLAVEGEPRRLPVEVDVSAYRLVEAALTPTEYAARAEATVVYGSRHLRVHILGAPALAAHVAEFAERVDATGGRLTVKAAESGCDIDAWYPAPA
- the ybaK gene encoding Cys-tRNA(Pro) deacylase, which produces MAGRGTPATALLARRKLTHVVHEYPHDPGAASFGAEAVEALGVEAGRVFKTLVTDVDGTLTVAVVPVAGSLDLKGLAAAVGGKRAAMADPVLAERTTGYVRGGISPLGQRKRLPTVVDSSAADFATVYVSAGRRGLEIELSPADLVELTGAVLAPIAAA